The genomic DNA CCGATGGAACCATCCGAGCATGTTGCTGTCGTGGCTTGTATGGATGCACGACTGAATATTTATGCGATCCTTGGCCTCAAGGAGGGTGAGGCGAGCGTGATACGAAACGCTGGCGGCGTAATCACCGATGACGTCATCCGTTCACTGGCCGTAAGTCAGCAACTGCTGGGAACCCGTGAAATAATTCTCATTCATCACACCGACTGTCGTATGTTGACTTTTCCAGGTTATTCACTCAAGGACCCAATCCGAGGGAAGGA from Streptomyces sp. NBC_01707 includes the following:
- a CDS encoding beta-class carbonic anhydrase encodes the protein MSATDRYIRNNDFYASHFAEQKPMEPSEHVAVVACMDARLNIYAILGLKEGEASVIRNAGGVITDDVIRSLAVSQQLLGTREIILIHHTDCRMLTFPGYSLKDPIRGKDNLKPLWPEESFHDVTIDLRRSISRVKSSNYILHNEAVRGFVFDVSTGHLDEVK